In Pelosinus sp. UFO1, one genomic interval encodes:
- the typA gene encoding translational GTPase TypA, translated as MKRTDLRNVAIIAHVDHGKTTLVDAMLRQSGVFRANETVAERVMDSNDLERERGITILSKNTAIMHGDVKINIVDTPGHADFGGEVERVLNMVDGVLLLVDSFEGPMPQTKYVLKKALEQKLKPIVVINKIDRPDQRVKDVADEVFELFMELDATDEQLEFKVVYTAARAGIAKLKMEDESDNLEPLFELLVSEIPAPQGEIDGPLQIMVTTLDYDDYVGRIAIGRVIRGRASSGQQVLVLNGDEQKKAKIGRLYTYQGLKRTEVQDVALGDIVAITGLDDVNIGETIADTENPEALPMIDIDEPTLAMTFSVNNSPLAGREGQFITTRHLRDRLFREVETNVSLQVRETESADTFEVMGRGELHLSILIETMRREGFEFQVGKPEVIYKTINGQRCEPMEALTIDVPQEFMGAVMEKLGTRKADLVNMTEVAGYLRMEFLIPARGLISFRSEFLTATKGNGIMHHLFHGYAPYKGDIPGRNRGALVAFEAGETTGYGIFGVQDRGTLFIVPGQTVYEGSIIGENTREMDMDVNPCKKKNVTNMRTSASDEALRLTAPRILSLEQALEYINKDELVEVTPKSIRLRKAILSRTQRGRERKNS; from the coding sequence ATGAAACGTACAGACTTACGCAACGTGGCCATTATTGCCCACGTTGACCATGGTAAAACAACTTTGGTAGATGCAATGCTAAGACAAAGCGGAGTGTTCCGCGCTAATGAAACTGTGGCCGAGCGAGTAATGGATTCCAACGATCTTGAACGTGAACGGGGTATTACAATCCTGTCAAAAAATACTGCTATTATGCATGGCGACGTAAAAATTAACATTGTGGATACTCCTGGACATGCTGATTTTGGTGGCGAAGTAGAACGGGTATTGAATATGGTTGATGGGGTTTTACTATTAGTAGATTCCTTTGAAGGCCCTATGCCTCAAACGAAATATGTTTTGAAAAAAGCATTAGAGCAAAAATTAAAACCGATTGTTGTAATTAATAAAATTGACCGTCCTGACCAACGTGTTAAGGATGTTGCAGATGAAGTTTTTGAATTATTTATGGAACTAGATGCTACTGACGAACAATTAGAGTTTAAAGTAGTGTATACTGCAGCAAGAGCGGGTATTGCTAAATTAAAAATGGAAGACGAAAGTGACAATTTAGAGCCTCTATTTGAATTGTTGGTTTCTGAAATTCCTGCTCCTCAAGGAGAGATTGATGGGCCACTGCAAATCATGGTCACTACCCTAGATTATGATGATTATGTGGGACGTATTGCCATCGGCCGTGTAATTCGTGGCAGAGCTAGTAGCGGCCAGCAGGTTCTAGTATTAAATGGCGATGAACAAAAGAAAGCGAAAATTGGTCGTCTTTATACTTACCAAGGATTAAAACGTACAGAAGTTCAAGATGTAGCTCTAGGAGATATTGTTGCAATTACTGGGCTTGATGATGTTAACATTGGCGAGACCATTGCAGATACAGAAAATCCTGAAGCATTGCCAATGATTGATATTGATGAACCTACATTAGCGATGACCTTTAGTGTTAATAATAGTCCTCTTGCTGGGCGGGAAGGACAATTTATAACTACTAGACATTTACGTGATCGTTTATTTAGAGAAGTTGAAACTAACGTGAGTTTGCAGGTTAGAGAAACTGAAAGTGCAGATACTTTTGAAGTTATGGGTCGTGGTGAATTACATCTATCGATCTTGATCGAAACCATGCGCCGCGAAGGCTTTGAATTCCAAGTTGGGAAACCAGAAGTTATTTATAAAACTATTAATGGCCAACGTTGTGAGCCAATGGAAGCTTTGACGATTGATGTTCCGCAAGAATTTATGGGTGCGGTTATGGAAAAACTAGGTACTCGTAAAGCTGACTTGGTCAACATGACAGAAGTAGCTGGATATTTGCGGATGGAGTTTTTGATTCCTGCTCGTGGACTAATTAGTTTCCGTTCAGAGTTTTTGACTGCTACCAAAGGTAATGGCATCATGCATCACTTATTCCATGGTTATGCGCCTTATAAAGGCGATATTCCTGGACGTAATCGTGGCGCATTGGTTGCTTTTGAAGCAGGCGAAACAACAGGGTATGGTATCTTTGGTGTACAAGATAGAGGGACCTTATTCATAGTACCTGGTCAAACGGTATATGAAGGCAGCATTATCGGTGAAAATACTAGAGAAATGGATATGGATGTAAATCCTTGTAAGAAGAAAAATGTTACAAATATGCGTACGAGTGCTTCTGATGAAGCATTACGTTTAACTGCACCACGTATACTAAGCTTAGAACAAGCCTTAGAGTATATTAATAAAGATGAGCTAGTAGAAGTTACACCTAAGAGTATTCGTTTACGTAAAGCAATTTTGAGTCGTACCCAACGTGGTAGAGAACGCAAAAATAGTTAA
- a CDS encoding cell division protein SepF, whose protein sequence is MGLRLIDKLTNYLMPLEEVATQGKVVSELDTARARKSVNLQVHSNEPTSLQVVVASPATYDDVCVYANHLKENMAVVINFTGIDIEMQHAIKDFMNGVCYIVDGNVQRIDDSVFLYAPGYVDIEKELYAYSVPAYTKP, encoded by the coding sequence ATGGGGCTTAGATTGATTGATAAGCTGACAAATTATTTGATGCCACTGGAAGAAGTGGCTACGCAAGGGAAGGTTGTGTCGGAATTGGATACAGCACGTGCTCGTAAATCTGTAAATTTGCAGGTACATAGCAATGAACCAACTTCTTTACAAGTGGTAGTAGCTTCGCCAGCAACATATGATGATGTCTGTGTATATGCAAATCATCTAAAAGAAAATATGGCAGTTGTGATTAATTTTACAGGTATCGATATAGAAATGCAGCATGCTATTAAAGATTTTATGAATGGTGTATGTTATATAGTAGATGGCAATGTACAGCGAATCGATGATTCTGTGTTTTTATATGCTCCTGGATATGTAGACATAGAAAAAGAATTGTACGCTTATTCCGTACCCGCTTATACAAAACCTTAG
- the murB gene encoding UDP-N-acetylmuramate dehydrogenase gives MRRNDHSEEILLKLNKIIPTARLLLNEPLSKHTTFKIGGPADYLVFPATMDEISAIMLISKQFEIPVTILGNGSNILVLDKGIKGLVLKFGSEMANIRNEGSTVIAGAGAMLADVSSYAASCGLSGMEFAIGIPGSIGGAVFMNAGAYSGEMCQVVTGVSGVCADGSIRHYTSSELAFGYRHSIFQDNGCIICEVELKLHVQEKPMIAQKMDDYTLKRETKQPLEMPSAGSTFKRPTGYFAGTLIEQAGLKGFQVGGAQVSMKHAGFVINAGGATAEDVLLLIEEVQRRVYEHSGVMLHPEVRILGEE, from the coding sequence TTGAGAAGAAATGATCATTCTGAGGAGATTTTATTAAAACTTAATAAAATCATTCCCACTGCACGGCTCTTGCTAAATGAGCCATTATCAAAGCATACAACATTTAAGATAGGCGGCCCAGCTGATTACTTGGTTTTTCCAGCCACTATGGACGAAATATCCGCTATTATGCTCATTTCGAAACAATTTGAGATACCGGTCACAATCTTGGGGAATGGTTCTAATATATTAGTGCTTGATAAAGGGATTAAGGGGCTAGTATTGAAGTTTGGCAGTGAAATGGCTAATATTAGAAATGAAGGATCCACTGTTATCGCTGGAGCAGGCGCTATGTTAGCGGATGTTTCTTCCTATGCTGCTAGCTGTGGGTTAAGTGGTATGGAGTTTGCGATCGGAATCCCTGGTAGTATCGGTGGAGCCGTCTTTATGAATGCTGGTGCTTATTCAGGTGAAATGTGTCAAGTTGTTACTGGGGTTTCAGGTGTTTGTGCAGATGGTAGTATACGTCATTATACGTCATCAGAACTTGCTTTTGGCTATCGACATAGTATATTTCAGGATAATGGTTGTATTATTTGTGAAGTAGAATTGAAGTTGCATGTGCAAGAAAAACCCATGATTGCCCAGAAGATGGATGACTATACTTTAAAGCGCGAGACCAAGCAGCCATTGGAAATGCCTAGTGCCGGCAGTACATTTAAACGTCCCACAGGCTATTTTGCGGGGACGCTAATTGAGCAAGCTGGATTAAAGGGCTTTCAGGTTGGCGGAGCACAAGTATCAATGAAACATGCTGGTTTTGTTATTAATGCTGGTGGTGCAACAGCAGAAGATGTATTACTGTTAATTGAAGAAGTGCAACGCCGTGTATACGAACATTCAGGTGTTATGTTACATCCTGAAGTACGTATTTTAGGAGAAGAATAA
- a CDS encoding YlbF family regulator: MNIYDKTHDLVRAIKESPEYTEFMAVKKGIDADETAKKMVKEFIAKQMELEYEMMGGKPEDKAKTEEIQKMYQLIIGNSKASAFMQSYMKFQRLVADIYKILGDSVAEGMDFFEKK; encoded by the coding sequence GTGAATATTTACGATAAAACTCATGATTTGGTGCGTGCAATAAAGGAGTCACCAGAATATACAGAATTTATGGCAGTCAAAAAAGGTATAGATGCCGATGAAACAGCTAAAAAGATGGTAAAAGAATTTATTGCCAAACAAATGGAATTAGAATATGAAATGATGGGTGGCAAACCAGAGGATAAGGCAAAAACAGAAGAAATACAAAAAATGTATCAGCTTATTATTGGCAACAGCAAAGCATCTGCATTTATGCAGTCATATATGAAGTTTCAGCGTTTAGTGGCTGATATCTATAAAATTTTAGGTGATTCTGTAGCTGAAGGAATGGATTTTTTTGAGAAGAAATGA
- a CDS encoding HPP family protein has translation MHTTSRQILYRKLNFKHISWSSLGSVSAIGIIAYLSAITGYAFLIPPFGATCYIVFSIPDSAFAQPRSIIGGHVLAVFVGLLCSFIFGSNWWSQGIAIGAIVAGMHLIRVNHPPAAATTIFLTLQEHNNWNVFYTVLIGSIMIAAVAVVFNKYVIKHKYPHYWW, from the coding sequence ATGCATACTACTTCGCGGCAAATATTATATCGCAAATTAAACTTTAAACACATTAGTTGGTCTTCTTTAGGGAGTGTTTCTGCGATTGGCATTATCGCATATTTATCGGCAATTACAGGATATGCCTTTCTAATTCCTCCTTTTGGTGCAACATGTTATATCGTTTTTTCCATTCCAGATAGTGCATTTGCTCAGCCGCGAAGTATTATTGGCGGACATGTTCTTGCTGTTTTTGTAGGATTACTCTGCTCATTTATCTTTGGGTCAAACTGGTGGTCTCAGGGTATAGCAATAGGAGCCATTGTGGCTGGCATGCATCTAATTCGTGTAAATCATCCACCAGCCGCCGCCACTACCATATTTCTGACATTACAAGAACACAATAATTGGAATGTTTTTTATACGGTATTGATTGGTAGCATCATGATTGCAGCTGTAGCAGTGGTTTTTAATAAATATGTAATAAAGCACAAATATCCTCATTATTGGTGGTAA
- a CDS encoding DUF438 domain-containing protein, with translation MVSELINNREYRQKVLKEIILELHQGRSVLEVKGKFDKIAVGMDPAELSLIEQGLINEGLPVEEVQRLCDVHAAVFREALEKNPELTVVPGHPAAIFIAENQALQELMDQEIKPIISKLKQASDQTEKALVLQLTEKLNLLWDVDKHYRRKEDLIFPFLEKYEITGPPKVMWGVDDKIRNLLKETKGLAVAYQPSIKEGLIAKTEETLVQIEEMIFKEEKIFLPMAMETLSEDEWYRALIDSDEIGYCLVEPQCGWKPYREDLKEESIHLLNENTGGQVKFETGVLSPQEIELIYRHLPVDITFVDKNGVVKFFSAPKDRIFPRTRTIIGRKVENCHPPASADIVEKIVEDFKNGKKDNEDFWIKMGDKFVYIRYFAVKNREGNFSGVLEVTQDIKPIQAITGEKRITD, from the coding sequence ATGGTGAGTGAACTAATTAATAATCGGGAGTATAGGCAGAAAGTCTTAAAAGAAATAATTTTGGAACTTCATCAAGGGAGGTCAGTACTAGAAGTTAAAGGGAAATTTGATAAAATAGCTGTGGGTATGGATCCGGCTGAACTTTCTTTAATTGAACAAGGACTGATAAATGAAGGGCTGCCAGTGGAAGAAGTACAGCGTCTTTGTGATGTTCATGCTGCAGTCTTTCGCGAAGCGTTAGAAAAAAATCCAGAATTAACAGTCGTCCCAGGTCACCCAGCAGCAATTTTTATCGCAGAAAATCAGGCATTGCAAGAACTAATGGATCAAGAAATTAAGCCTATTATTAGTAAACTAAAACAAGCATCAGATCAGACAGAAAAGGCATTAGTCTTACAGTTGACTGAAAAATTAAACCTCCTTTGGGATGTTGATAAACATTATCGGAGAAAAGAAGATCTTATCTTTCCCTTCCTGGAAAAGTATGAAATTACTGGACCGCCCAAAGTTATGTGGGGTGTCGACGATAAAATAAGGAATTTGTTAAAAGAGACAAAAGGCTTAGCTGTTGCTTATCAACCATCTATAAAAGAAGGGTTAATTGCTAAAACGGAAGAAACATTGGTACAAATCGAAGAAATGATTTTTAAAGAAGAGAAAATATTTCTGCCAATGGCGATGGAGACACTTTCAGAAGATGAATGGTATCGTGCTCTCATTGATAGTGATGAAATAGGTTATTGCTTAGTGGAACCCCAGTGTGGCTGGAAACCATATCGGGAGGATTTAAAGGAAGAATCAATCCATCTACTCAATGAAAATACAGGCGGGCAGGTTAAGTTCGAAACTGGGGTTTTATCACCTCAGGAAATTGAATTGATTTATCGGCATTTACCAGTTGATATTACTTTTGTTGATAAAAATGGAGTCGTCAAATTTTTCTCTGCACCCAAGGATCGAATTTTCCCTCGCACCCGAACCATTATAGGTCGTAAGGTAGAAAACTGCCATCCTCCAGCGAGTGCTGACATTGTAGAAAAAATAGTTGAGGACTTTAAAAACGGGAAAAAGGACAATGAAGACTTTTGGATCAAGATGGGAGATAAATTCGTATACATTCGTTATTTTGCAGTAAAGAACAGGGAAGGAAATTTCTCTGGAGTTTTAGAAGTTACGCAAGATATTAAACCGATCCAAGCTATCACGGGAGAAAAGCGAATTACAGACTAA
- a CDS encoding MBL fold metallo-hydrolase RNA specificity domain-containing protein, producing MKITFLGAAKIVTGSSYLLEVGTQRILVDCGMFQGSKTITAFNRRDFPYDPTTIDCVLLTHAHIDHSGLLPKLCKAGFKGTIHATRVTNELCGIMLPDSAHIQEFDAEIANRKGQRAGKKPVEPLYSIDDAYACLKHFSPVDYDSELVISPNVTVRFRDAGHILGSAMLEVMVSEGGKTTKLLFSGDLGQPNQPIIKDPTFIDEADYIIVESTYGNRLHEDYDKEEHLATIINTSVARGGNIIIPSFAVGRTQTLLYYLHNLLKAGKIPDIPVIIDSPLAISATDIFLRNTQDYDNEAKEMLFKDHDNPLHMPQLRFTKTADESKALNNLEQPAIIISASGMCDAGRILHHLKHNLWRPESTVLFVGYQAQGSLGRRLVEGASKVKILGEEISVKATIHRLDGFSAHADQGQLLNWLSYFKRKAANIFLVHGEPEMSEPFAKIIKEKLDVSTYIPNYGDVAVLDGALWKVDEAKVVDPAVKQLHDYLELLDREYAEYRKQLEQLGNADNHKITEIMSNIEKLQSHLGKQ from the coding sequence ATGAAAATAACTTTTTTGGGAGCAGCAAAAATTGTAACAGGCTCGTCCTATTTATTGGAAGTAGGTACACAAAGAATCCTGGTAGACTGCGGAATGTTTCAAGGTTCAAAAACAATTACAGCTTTTAATAGACGCGATTTCCCATATGATCCTACAACGATTGATTGCGTATTGTTAACACACGCTCATATTGATCACAGTGGACTATTACCCAAACTGTGTAAGGCTGGATTTAAAGGTACAATTCATGCAACACGAGTTACAAATGAACTTTGCGGAATTATGTTGCCTGATAGTGCGCACATTCAAGAATTTGATGCTGAGATTGCGAATCGCAAGGGCCAAAGAGCTGGTAAAAAACCTGTAGAGCCCTTATATTCAATTGATGATGCTTATGCTTGCTTAAAACATTTTTCCCCGGTGGACTATGATAGTGAGTTAGTAATATCGCCTAATGTTACAGTGCGTTTTAGGGATGCGGGGCATATTTTAGGATCTGCTATGCTAGAAGTCATGGTTTCAGAAGGTGGAAAAACAACTAAGCTACTGTTTTCTGGTGATCTGGGGCAACCGAATCAACCTATAATTAAAGACCCAACCTTTATTGATGAGGCTGATTATATCATTGTCGAATCTACCTATGGGAATCGTTTGCATGAGGACTATGATAAAGAAGAACATTTGGCAACGATTATCAATACTAGCGTAGCCCGTGGAGGAAATATTATAATTCCTTCCTTTGCTGTAGGCCGTACGCAAACTCTTTTATATTATTTACACAATCTTTTAAAGGCTGGGAAAATTCCAGATATACCTGTTATCATTGATAGTCCCTTAGCTATATCTGCTACTGATATTTTCTTGCGTAATACCCAAGATTATGATAATGAAGCCAAAGAGATGCTGTTTAAGGATCATGATAATCCACTTCATATGCCACAATTACGATTTACAAAAACTGCTGATGAATCCAAAGCTTTAAATAATTTGGAACAGCCTGCAATTATAATTTCGGCTAGTGGCATGTGCGATGCAGGACGTATTCTCCATCATCTTAAACATAATCTCTGGCGTCCAGAGTCTACCGTATTATTTGTAGGTTATCAGGCTCAAGGTAGCTTAGGGCGTCGTTTGGTAGAAGGTGCCAGCAAGGTGAAGATTTTAGGGGAAGAAATCAGTGTGAAGGCCACGATTCATCGGTTAGATGGTTTCTCTGCTCACGCTGACCAAGGACAACTATTAAACTGGTTATCCTACTTTAAAAGAAAGGCTGCGAATATCTTTTTGGTACACGGGGAACCAGAAATGTCAGAGCCATTTGCTAAAATAATTAAAGAGAAGTTAGACGTTAGTACTTATATTCCTAATTATGGTGATGTTGCAGTGTTAGATGGAGCACTTTGGAAAGTTGATGAGGCTAAAGTGGTCGACCCAGCAGTAAAACAATTGCATGATTACCTAGAATTACTTGACCGGGAATATGCAGAATATCGAAAACAGCTTGAACAGTTAGGAAATGCTGATAATCATAAGATTACAGAGATTATGAGTAACATAGAAAAGTTACAAAGTCATTTGGGCAAACAATAA